The genomic segment GCACGAAGCGGGCCAGTTCGTCGTCCCCGGCGAGCGGCGCGATCTGTTTGATCAGCGAGCTGGAGACATGCGCGAACTCGGCGTCGGCCAACAGCACGACGGTTTCCAGTCCTGGATCGAGCTGTCGATTGGCCATCATCATCGTGATTTCGGTCTCCAGGTCCGTTAGCGGCCGGACGCCGCGAATCATGACCCGAGCGCCGCACTTCCGCACGAAGTGCACTGCCAGGCCAGCGAACTCCTGCACTTCGACATTGGGGAACCGCTGGGTGGTGTGACGTACCAACTCGACCCGTTCTTCGCGGGTGAACAGCGGGTCCTTGCCCGCATTGACGCCGATGCCCACGATCAGCCGGTCTACCAACCGGCTGGCACGTTCGATGACATTGAGATGTCCGAGCGTAATGGGGTCGAACGAGCCGGTGTAGACGGCGATCCGTGAATCGCTGAGCGACATGGGGGGCTACCGCAGGGAATGGTGGGCCGATACTCGCCAGAACGGCTCTTCGATCATGGCCGCGCCAGGAACCAATTGCAAACGCCGTGCGGCGAAAATCCCAGAGCCCATGCAAGCTTAGCTCGGCGCACGCGTGCGCCCGCAGGATAACTGCAAGAAATGCCCCGGCCTGTGCCAGCCGCGCTTAGCGGCCTTGTGCGACGGCCAGCACCTAGCTGCTCTTCTTGGCCTTGGCTGCCTTGATGGCGGCTGACAGGCGGGATTTCAAGCGAGCGGCAGCATTGGCATGAATAACGCCACCCGATACGGCCTGATCGAGCTTCCGGGCTGCTACCTGCAGCGCGGTGCTGGCGGCTGCCACGTCGGCCGCCACGATCGACTCGCGTACCTTGCGAACGTGCGATTTCAGGATGCTCCGTGCGGCCCGATTGCGAGCACGACGTTCCAGGTTCTGACGGAGACGCTTTTTGGCGCTTTTTGTAGTCGGCATACGGTGACTGGTGTCCGGATCTCAAAAGGGGGGCCGCTGTGGCGACAAAGCCGCCGACGACCACGTGGATTTCACGGCGACGCGCCGGAAGCGTCACCATTTTCCCTGAATTTGTTCAGTTTGTCTAGGAGTGTCGCCACATCCTTATAGCCGAAATCCAGCCCCGCCAGTTCAGTCAGGTGTTTTTCGGCCGAATCGAGGTTTTTCAAGTATAAGGCCAGCCGGCCGGCATGATACAGGGCCACTTTCCGCTGCTCGGGCTCTCGCTCGGGCGTTTCGGCCACGGCCCGCTCGTAGTTGCTCATGGCGAGCTTGAACTGGTTGATGGCCTGAAAGCATTGCCCCAGCGAGAGCGAAATGACCCCTTTGCGCTTGGTGTCAGCGCCGGCCAACTGATACATCTTGATCGCTTCGGCGTAGTTTTTCAGACGCTGCAAGCGCACAGCCAACTCGAACTTCAGGCTGGCATTGTCGGGATACCGGTCCGAACGGCTGCGGTAAACCTCGAGCTCGGTTCGATTGAGCCCTTCGTTCATTTGCCGCCACAGGTTGACGGCCTCTTCGGTTTTTTCCGCCTGCGCCCGCTTCTGAGCAACCTCGAGCTGTGCGCGTGCGCGGCGCAATTGCACATCTTCCAGACGCTCGCGAATCGAGATTTCTCCGCCCGCGGCGGCGAGCGCTTTCGTGAGTACCTGTTCGGCCTGTTCCAGCCGATCGTGGCGCAGGTGCAGGTCTGCCAATTCCGAGTAGTTGGCAAGGTTCGTGGGGTCTTTGCCAATCGCCTTTTCCAGCTGTTGTTCGGGCGTCAGCTTCGGCGCGCCCATACCTTGGCGATCGGCTTGCTGATTCTTGTCGACCATCACTTCGGTACTGGATTCGGCATCTTCGTAGCCGCCGCGATGGATCGTCTTTTCGACGGTCAGGTTGGCGATCGCCCGGCTGGCCTCTTCGTCACGGCCCGAGGCCTTCAGCACGCGCGTCCAACAGACGATCGCCTGGTCGAATCGCCCCAACCGCCCCAGCGCGCGGGCGTTCAATCGATTGACGTCGGCATCCGCGATATCAACGTCCAAGGCCAGCTTCAGGTAGGCCAGTTGGCATTCGTCGAATTGCAACTGCTCGCAGGCATTCCCCATCGCTTTGAGCGTGGCAAGATCCCACGGATTGAGCTTGAGCATCTCCATGCCATTGGTGATCACCCCGACCCAGTCCTTTTGCATGCCGGTCTTGGTGATCGAACCTTTGACCGTGGCCCCCTTGAGGCCCGCGAGTTTGCTCCCTTTTTTGTTGTTGTTATATTTTTTTTGCAGATTACCCAGAAAGTTCTGCGTGTAGATCAGGTTGCCGGGATCCCCTTTCACGCATTGCGTGAACAGCTCTGTGGCGTAGTCGTAGTTGCCTCCGGACGCGCTTTTGCTGCCATGCTCGAAGCACTGCTGCAAGCGGCGGCGCTTCTCGGGAGACATCGGCTGGGGGCCGGGTTTTGGCGGTTGTTCGGCCATCGGCTGCGTACGCGGGAAAGTGCGTGCCAGGGAACGTGCTTGTGTCGAAGGGATTATACGGAGGATCGGCTTCTCGGTCGTTCGGGGTCCCCTGGCCCATCAGTGCCCGGAGAAAAAATCCGCGGCTGCCGCTCTACGGCAACGAGATCTGAGCCGATACGACTGGGACGCCCGCTCCCCACGGCCTAAGATCGACATTAGGTGGCGGACGTCGTCCCCCATTACTGCTCGTTCTATTCTAGCAACACGTCCCCACGACACAACTTGCAAGCATGGCCCACTCCACAGTAGCTACGGCTGGCAAGGTCTATCTCGTCGGCGCCGGACCGGGCGATCCGGGGCTGTTGACATTGCGCGGGGCCGAGTGCCTACGGCGAGCGGATTTGGTGCTGTACGACTATCTCGTTAACCCGCACGTGCTCGTGCACGCGTCACGAGACGCCGCGCTCGAATGCCTGGGTCGCCACGGTCACGGGCGAATCATGTCGCAGGACGAAGTCAACCAGCGCATGATCTCTGCCGCGCAGGCCGGCCAGACGGTGGTGCGGCTTAAGGGGGGCGATCCCTTGATTTTTGCCAGGGCGACCGAAGAGTGCGCCGCGCTTACTGCCGCCGGGGTTTCCTTCGAAATCGTCCCCGGCATCACCGTTGCCCTGGCGGCCGCGAGTTATGCCGGCGTTCCCCTCACGAGCCGGGACGTGGCGTCGGCTGTGGCGCTGGTAACAGGTCATGAAAATGACGACAAGCAACAGCCTGCGCTGGACTACACGGCACTGGCCACGTTTCCCGGAACCCTGGTCTTCTACATGGGCATTACCAAAGTCGAGTCGTGGAGCGGAGCGCTTGTGCGCGGCGGCAAATCGCCCCAGACTCCGGTCGCGGTGGTACGGCGGTGTAGTTGGCCCGACCAATCGACGATCCGTACCACGCTGGGTGAAGTGGCTGCAGTGATCCACGATCAAAAAGTGCGGCCGCCAGTCATCACGATCGTGGGGGATGTCGCGGCGGCAGAGCCCGTCGCCGAGTGGTTTACGGAACGGCCCTTGTTTCGTCAGCAGATTATGGTCACTCGGCCCGAGGCGCAGGCCGATACGCTCTGCGCACGACTGATCGAACTCGGGGCCGACGTGATCGTGCAGCCGGCGATCCAAATTACTCCGCCAGCGGACTGGGCTCCGGTCGACGCGGCGCTGGCCCGGATGCCCGATTACCAGTGGTTGGTTTTCTCAAGCGCCAACGGCGTCAAGCATTTGCTCGATCACGTCCTGGCCCATGGAGATGTCCGCCAGCTGGCCGGCGTGAATCTTGCCGCCATCGGCCCCGCCACCGCCGCCGAGCTGGCACGATATTCGTTGCGCGCGCAACTCGTTCCGCCCGCCTATCGGGCTGAAGAACTAGCGCAGTCGTTGGCAGACCGTGTACGTGGCCAACGCGTGCTATTGGCGCGGGCCAGCCGCGGACGGGAAGTCCTGGCTGAGCAATTGCGGACGGCCGGAGCCATTGTCGATCAGGTGGTCGTCTACGAAAGCCGCGACATCGTTCAGCCCGACATGCACGTGCGCGAGGCGCTGGCCGCCGGGCAGGTAGGCTGGGTGACGGTCACAAGCTCGGCGATCGCCAAGTCTTTGGCCGCCATGTTTGGCCCGGATCTGCGGCGAGCACGTCTGGCTAGCATTAGCCCCATTACCAGTCAGACTCTGCGCGAGCTGGGATTTCAAGTCGCGGCCGAGGCGAGGCAGTTCACGACCGAGGGCCTGATCGAGGCCATCTTGGCTCCCTGACCCGCACAGTCTGCCACCAATGGGCAGCCGCAGCCGGCACATCTGGCAGACAGCCCTGCGGATGGTAGACCACGCGTGTTTTGCCCGCTTTGCCACGCGTGGCATTTCCTTCGAGTCGTGATGCTGTCATTGCCGACGATTCTCTTGGCGGAATGATTTCTTTCGATTGTTCGACAACAAGGGACCGGATATGTCGTTGCCGCATTCGCCCGCCGTTCTGCTACTTTCTATCGCGACCGACGCTGCTACCCACACGACCGCGCCCCAGCGAACCTGCGAGGAGTCTGTCGAGGGCTTCGCCCAATTTCTGTCCGAATGTGGCTTGGCAGCGACCTGGATCAGTCATTCCCCGGCGGATTGGCCATACTCCGCAAAGGTCTCTCCGCAGCGCGGGCGGCAAGAACTGGCCCTCTGTGCGGCTCGTGGTAGCGATACGATCGTGGGACGTCAGTCATTGGGCGAGGAACTACGGCGACAGATTGTCCGTTTGCGCGCCGCCGGGTGCGGTGCAACCACCCTCTTCGCTGCCGACAACCTGTCGACTCAGCAGCACGAGCTACTGGCGAAATATGGCGTCACTGCCGTCTGCGCTATGGGCGACACCGGCACCCTAGCTCGTCCATCAGCTCTCCGGCTGGCGAATCGCTGGTTGCTGCCGATGGCCGCGCGGTCGTTGACGTTGCCGCAAAAACTGCGGTGGGGGTTGTGGCAGATGCCCCAGGGCGTACACCTGGCGCGTGAAGGCGCCCGGCAAGTGCGAAATTGCATCGACCGCACCGTCGCCGAGTCTGGCATCACGCATCTGCACGTCGACCTGATGGCGATCAATAATCAGGGCTCGCGCGCCTTCGACCAGGTAACGTCCGTGCTCCGCCAGGTAGCGTCGTATGCCGATCGTGGTCGCCTGCGGGCCCAAACGATGGGGGAAACAGCCGCTCGACTGTCTCGCCCGAAGGTCACGGTGCCCGCGTGTTCGATCTTGCGCAAAGCGGCTGCTTGATTTCGGGCGTATTGGCTCAATGTCGGGACGCGTCGCGGGCTGGCAATTGGGCCGGCGTCTGTGAAGCTGTCTGGCCGGGTGTGCGTCGCACCGTTAGGGCAATTCCCGCATCGTCGTCCAGCTGATATAGCCGAGGATGCCGGCGGCGATCAAGAAGCCAATATCCATGGTCTTGCTTGCCTGACTAAACGGGAACTTCAGGGCCAAATCCAGCCCGAAGACCAGGATAAGCAAGATCGCGACGACGATCCCGCTGATACTGAGGGCTTTGGGCATCTGGCCTATTCCTGTTCGGCTAGCGTCGATCATGGCTGAACCCCCTAGTATAGTTCGCCATTTGCCGCTGTCAGCAGACCGATCAGCCCCCGTCCGAGCCTCCTTGTGCCGCTCGGCAGGTCCCTGCGCGGGGCTATTTCTGCAAGATTAGCTTGCCGCTGCGGGTAATGCGCAGGCGGTAGTATTGGCCGGAATGCTCAATCAGCACTTCTTGACGGCCATTAAGTAGCTCGTGCGAACGGACCACCTGCAAGCCAAATTGGCTCGGCCCTGCATCCGGTGGGTTGCTGAGCGGGGGCTGTTTTTCCGGGTGATCCATATCGACACCACAAGCTCGAAATAGGGTGGAAATGCCACCTGAGTTTGCTGGTTATAATGATATTGAGTCTCATTGTCAATTTATAAAAATAGATTGATGCGATACAAAGTATTCGCGTGGAACGCGTTATACGATGTGGAGCACAACTGCTTGCATTCACAATAGGTTTTGGTAACATCCGTTATTGATACTGAGTTTCAAATAGAGAGCTCAGCCAGCTAGGCTCACGCCTTCGCCAGCCATTGCTCGGTCCTGTCCAGTTGGTCTCCCAGAGGGGCCGCGGACTTTACCGCAGTTGCTGCTGCGAAGGAGTGAGTTCATGTCGTGTTGCACGAACAGGTCCGCCCAGGTGTTGGCGGCGGTGATCCTGACGGTTTTGCCGGCCCAACGGGCTTGGGCCGATTTCAACCTCCCCGCCGGCTGGAATCGTGGATCTACGGACACCACGTACCAGCAATGGGAGAC from the Pirellulales bacterium genome contains:
- the coaD gene encoding pantetheine-phosphate adenylyltransferase, with the protein product MSLSDSRIAVYTGSFDPITLGHLNVIERASRLVDRLIVGIGVNAGKDPLFTREERVELVRHTTQRFPNVEVQEFAGLAVHFVRKCGARVMIRGVRPLTDLETEITMMMANRQLDPGLETVVLLADAEFAHVSSSLIKQIAPLAGDDELARFVPTEVIAALRRKLAT
- the rpsT gene encoding 30S ribosomal protein S20 produces the protein MPTTKSAKKRLRQNLERRARNRAARSILKSHVRKVRESIVAADVAAASTALQVAARKLDQAVSGGVIHANAAARLKSRLSAAIKAAKAKKSS
- a CDS encoding tetratricopeptide repeat protein; protein product: MAEQPPKPGPQPMSPEKRRRLQQCFEHGSKSASGGNYDYATELFTQCVKGDPGNLIYTQNFLGNLQKKYNNNKKGSKLAGLKGATVKGSITKTGMQKDWVGVITNGMEMLKLNPWDLATLKAMGNACEQLQFDECQLAYLKLALDVDIADADVNRLNARALGRLGRFDQAIVCWTRVLKASGRDEEASRAIANLTVEKTIHRGGYEDAESSTEVMVDKNQQADRQGMGAPKLTPEQQLEKAIGKDPTNLANYSELADLHLRHDRLEQAEQVLTKALAAAGGEISIRERLEDVQLRRARAQLEVAQKRAQAEKTEEAVNLWRQMNEGLNRTELEVYRSRSDRYPDNASLKFELAVRLQRLKNYAEAIKMYQLAGADTKRKGVISLSLGQCFQAINQFKLAMSNYERAVAETPEREPEQRKVALYHAGRLALYLKNLDSAEKHLTELAGLDFGYKDVATLLDKLNKFRENGDASGASP
- the cobA gene encoding uroporphyrinogen-III C-methyltransferase, with product MAHSTVATAGKVYLVGAGPGDPGLLTLRGAECLRRADLVLYDYLVNPHVLVHASRDAALECLGRHGHGRIMSQDEVNQRMISAAQAGQTVVRLKGGDPLIFARATEECAALTAAGVSFEIVPGITVALAAASYAGVPLTSRDVASAVALVTGHENDDKQQPALDYTALATFPGTLVFYMGITKVESWSGALVRGGKSPQTPVAVVRRCSWPDQSTIRTTLGEVAAVIHDQKVRPPVITIVGDVAAAEPVAEWFTERPLFRQQIMVTRPEAQADTLCARLIELGADVIVQPAIQITPPADWAPVDAALARMPDYQWLVFSSANGVKHLLDHVLAHGDVRQLAGVNLAAIGPATAAELARYSLRAQLVPPAYRAEELAQSLADRVRGQRVLLARASRGREVLAEQLRTAGAIVDQVVVYESRDIVQPDMHVREALAAGQVGWVTVTSSAIAKSLAAMFGPDLRRARLASISPITSQTLRELGFQVAAEARQFTTEGLIEAILAP
- a CDS encoding hemin uptake protein HemP; the encoded protein is MDHPEKQPPLSNPPDAGPSQFGLQVVRSHELLNGRQEVLIEHSGQYYRLRITRSGKLILQK